A region of the Burkholderia pyrrocinia genome:
GACGCGGTCCAGCTCGTACTCGAGATGGCTGGTCGAACTGAACAGGCCGACCAGCTTGCCGTTGCCGGCTTGAGCGAGCTGATCCTTCGTAGCCACGACCGTGTAGCCCTTCGCCTTCATCTCGTCGAGCAGGTTGCGCCCGTCCGCGCGGCCGCGCTTGTTCGCCACCGGATCGAACGGCGTCCAGTGATTGCGGCCGCCGCCCATCAGCACGTCGACGCCGTCGCCGAGCGCCGCGTTGTAGCCGGCACCGCCCGGCGCCGCCTGCGCGGCGATGTCGTACTGCGCGTCGCGGTGGCAAATGTGCGAATAGGTCGCGGCGGGCGTGGCGTGCGTGAGCTCGGTCGTCGTGATCGCACCAACCGCCTTGCCGCGCGCCTTCGCCAGTTCCAGCAGCGTCGCGACCGGCTGGCCGTTGCCCGACGCGCAGTGGTTGACGGTCTTGTTGCCGTTGACGTCGCTGCCCGGCGCAACTGCGCGCGTGTCGGACGACATCGACAGCACTTCGTTGTTCATCTTCACGCCGGTCATGTACGCGGCCATCGACGGTGCGCTGTCGGTCGTCTGCGCGTCGTTCGAGAAGGTCTTGACGCGCGCGGTGCGGGCCAGCTTCTCCATCGTCAGTTGTCCCGACTCGCCGACCTTGTAGATCCGGCTCGCCGTCACGGTCGTCGGCCCCATGCCGTCGCCGAGAAAGAAAATCACGTTCTTCGCCTGGCCGGCGGCCTGCGCCGGGCCGCATGCGAAACCCACGACGGCCAACGCAGCCGCGATGCACTTGATGGTCGACATCCTGTATTCCCCTGTACCCGTGTTGTCGGCGCTCAAAGCTGCACCGCGTTGCGCACCAGCTCGAAGACCCTGTTGTTCTCGATCACGCCGTGGAAGGCATCCGCGCCGCGGCCGATCGCACCGAGGAACACATCCGTGCCGCCGTGCGTCTCGCTGCCCTTGTCCATCCGCACGACCGCCTCCTGGCGATAGTCGTCGGCGCCCGTCACCGCGTCGGTGAGCGCGGTGCCCGCGCGGCTGCCCTGCACACGGTTCTCGCCGTTGCCGAAGCCGATGATCGTGTACGGCGCGCCGTCCGCGTCCTTCGCGACCGCGCCCGTCTGATAGCTGCGCAGCACGCCCAGCACGCCGGGCTTGCCCGCTTCGGTCTTGCCGGTGCGCGCCGCATAGCCGTTCAACACCAGCGTGTGATCGTGATCGGCGGTGACGACGATCAACGTGTTCTTCAGGTCGGGATCGGTCTTGCGCACCTTGTCGAGCGTCGCCTTGATCGCGTTGTCGAACGCAACCGTGTCCTGCAGCGCGCGCTTCGCATTGGTGTCGTGCAGCGCGTGATCGATCCGGCCGCCCTCGACCATCAGGAAATAGCCGTTCGGGTTGTTCTGCAGCACGTCGAGCGCGCGCGTCGCCATGTCGGACAGGCTCGGTTCCTTCGTCGCGCCGCGATCGAGGTCGTAGCTCATGTGGCTCGACGAAAACAGGCCGACCAGCTTGCCGCTCTTCGTCGCATCGGCGGCCAGCAGGTCGTCGCGGTTCTGCGCGAACGCGTAGCCCTTTGCCTTCAGCTCGTTGACGAGGTTGCGTCCGTCGGTGCGCTTGCCGCCGCCGTCCTTCGGCACGAAGAATTGCGTGCCGCCGCCGAGCACGACGTCGACGCCGTCGCCGAGCGCGCCGTTGTAGCCCGCGCCGCCCGGCACGAGCTGGGCCGCGATGTCGTTCTCGGCATCGCGATGACACACGTGCGCGTAGGTCGCGGCAGGCGTCGCGTGCGTGACGCGCGTGGTCGTCACGACACCGGTGGCCATCCCCTTCGCCTTCGCGATCTCGAGCAGCGTCGACACCGATTTGCCGTTGTTCGCGCCGCAGTTGCCGGTGAGGCCGGCGGTCGGGTCGACCGCCTTCGTGTCGGGCGACATCGAAATCACTTCGTTGTTGGTCTTGACGCCGGTCATGTACGCCGACATCGACGGCGCGCTGTCCGTCACCTGCGCATCGTTGGAATAGGTCTTCACGAACGCGGATTCGGGCAGCGTGTCGATCGTGAGCGCGCCGTCTTCACCGACGGCGTAGATGCGTGCGGCCGTCAGCGTCGTCATCCCCATGCCGTCGCCGAGGAAAAAGATCACGTTGCGCGCCGCCGCCTGCACGGGCGCGGGCGTCGAGCTGGTCGGGCCATCGTCGCTGTTGCATCCGGCAAGCGCAAAGGCGCCGGCACACAGCAGCGCCGCCATTTTGATTCGATTCATGTTGCCGGTTCCCCCCGGTGTTGATGCTTTCGAAATGAAAGGCGATGGTAGGAACCTGATGTGACGACAATATGAATGGAAATTGGAAGGATCGGTATGACTTATGAAAGAAACCGGCGCGGCGCCGTGTTCGGGCGCCGTGCGCACGGCCGCGTCAACCGGCGTGTTCGGTGGCGACGCTGCGCACGGTCACGATTCGCGCAGGCGGAATATTTGCCCAGACGATACGGCTGCCGCAGGCAACAAATGCCGAATCGCCCAACGGATGACGGCCGGGCGAGCGCAGGTCGTACGTGAACTGGATCATCACGCCGTCGGCCGACAGCACGCGGTGACATTGATCGACGATGGCCGTCACGTCCTGGCGCGGCAGCGTGCGCAACGGCAGGCACGACACGATCGCATCGACCCGCGCGTCGGGCGGCAGCAGCCGTTCGAGCTGCCGCGCATCGCCCCACACGATCGAGACATCCGGAAAGCGTCGCCGCAGGTGCTGCACGAACGCCGGCGAGCGCTCGACCACGACGAGGCGCCGCGGCGCGACGCCGCGTTCGAGCAACGCCGCGGTGATCGCGCCGGTGCCGCCGCCGAGTTCGACGACCAGCCCGTCGCCGTCCGGCACCGCGTCGGCCATCTCGCGCGCCAGATGCCGCGAACTCGGGCACAACGCACCCACCGCGGCCGGACGGCCGACCCACTCGCGCACGAACAGTGCCGAGACACGCCACGCGTTCGGCCAGATCATTGGCCGGCCTTGAGCGGTTGCGCCGTCGGTTTCGACGCGCCGATGACTTCGTGGAACGGGGCTACGGCAACACGGGGCTTTTTCACGTGCATCCTCCTGGACGAATCGGTCCGTCGCAGGAAGAGCGACGATCAAATCGATTCTAGGAAACGCAATCTTAAGGCGACGTGAAGATTGTCCCTAATACGCGGCATCGCGCTCCTGTGCTGCGCGCCCGTGCCGTACCCGTCCCGGATCAGCGATCGATGCGCTGCTGGAAGTGCGCGGGATAACGCTCGCCGACGATCCTGACCTGCTGCAGCGCCGTCTCGATCGCGGCGAGATCGTCGGCCGTCAGCGTGACGGCGGCCGCGCCCACGTTCTCGTCGAGCCGATGCAGCTTCGTCGTGCCCGGAATCGGCACGATCCAAGGCTTGCGGGCCAGCAGCCAGGCCAGCGCGATCTGCGCGCGCGTCGCGCCTTTGTCGGCGGCGATGCGGCCGAGCAGATCGACGAGGCCCGCGTTGGCCTTGCGGTTTTCCTCCGAGAAACGCGGCACGACATTGCGGAAGTCAGTCGCGGCGAACGTCGTGTTCGCATCGATCGCGCCGGTCAGGAAGCCTTTCCCGAGCGGGCTGAACGGCACGAAGCCGATACCGAGTTCCTCGAGCGTCGGCAGGATCCGCGCTTCCGGCTCGCGCCACCAAAGCGAATACTCGCTTTGCAGCGCGGCGACCGGCTGCACCGCGTGCGCACGGCGAATCGTCTGCTCACCGGCTTCCGACAGCCCGAAGTGCGCGACCTTGCCTTCGCGGATCAGATCCTTGACCGTGCCGGCCACATCCTCGATCGGCACGTTCGGATCGACGCGATGCTGGTAGAACAAATCGATGCGATCGACCTTCAGCCGCTTCAGCGCCGCGTCGGCCACTTCGCGGATATGCGACGGGCGGCTGTCGACGCCCTTCATCGCCTCGCCGTTCTCGAAACCGAACTTGGTCGCGATCACGACCTGATCGCGAAACGGCGCCACCGCCTCGCCGACCAGTTCCTCGTTGACGAACGGGCCATACGCTTCCGCCGTGTCGAAGAACGTCACGCCGCGCTCGAACGCCGCGCGGATCAGCGCGATGCCGCTCGCCTTGTCGGTGGCGGGGCCGTAGCCGTAACTCAATCCCATGCAGCCGAGCCCGATTGCCGAGACTTCGAGGCCACTGTTTCCAAGCACGCGCGTTTGCATGAATTTCTCCTGCTGAAAGATGAAGACGATCGACGAGACGCCGAGGAAGCCAGTGTAGGTTGATGGATACCGCTCAACAATCAGCGTACTATTTCATGCGTTATTGATGAAATCTCACAAATGCAACGCACCGGCATCGGCGAACTGACGACCTTCATCACGATCGCGGAGCAGCGCAGCTTCAGCGGCGCGGCCCGCATCCTGGGCGTGTCGCCGTCGGCGCTGAGCCATGCGATCCGCCACCTCGAAGCGCGGCTCGGCGTGCGGCTGTTCAACCGCACGACGCGCTCCGTCGCGCTGACGGAGGCTGGCGAACAACTGCTGCTGCGCGTGCGGCCCGCGGTGGCCGATCTCGAGGACGCGCTGAACGACGCCGCGACCGCCCGCAACCGGCCGTCCGGCCAGATCCGGATCAGCGCATCGGAGGCCGCATCGCGCCCGCTGATCCGGCAAGTGCTGCCGGCCTTCGCCGCCCGCTACCCCGATATTCACGTCGAATTCGTCGTCGATTCGCGGCTGATCGACATCGTCGAGCACGGTTTCGACGCCGGCATCCGCGTTCATGAAGACGTGCCGCGCGACATGATCGCCGTGCGCTTCGGCGACCCGGTGCGCTTCGTCGCGGTGGCGTCACCCGGCTACCTGTCGCGGCACGCGCCGCCGGAGAACCCGCCGGACCTCATGCGTCACGCGTGCATCCGGTACCGGTTCGAAAGCGGCACGCTCTATCGCTGGGACCTGATGCGCGACGGCAAGCGCGTGACCGTCGATGTCGACGGGCCGCTGACACTCGGCAACCAGAACCTGATGATCGACGCGGCGCTGGCCGAGATCGGAATCGCCTGGGTCACGGAATCGCGCGTCGTCGACCATCTGGCGTCCGGACGACTGGTACGTGTGCTGCCCGAGTGGAGCCAGACCTTCGACAGCCTGTGCCTCTACTATCCGGCGAACCGGCATCCGCCGGCTGCGTTGCGGCTGTTCGTCGAGGCCGTGCGCGAGTGGGCGACGCAGCCCCGGCCGGTCGAGAACGAATCGTGAACCGCACGCGATGCACGCCGCATCGCGCGCGGCACCGCGTCACCTCAGGTTGGTTCTCGCCAGTTCGACGATTTCGTCGCCGCGTCCGCTGAGGATCGCGCGCAGCATGAACAGGCTGAAGCCCTTCGCATGCGCGATCTCGATCTTCGGCGGCATCGCGAGTTCGTATTTCGACGTGACGACGTCGACCACCGCTGGCCCGTCGTGCGCGAACGCCATGCGCAGCGCCTCCTCGACGTTCTCCGAATGCTCGACCCGCACGCTGAAGATGCCCGCGCCCTTCGCGATCGCCGCGAAATCGGTCGGGCTCAGGTCGACGTTCGTGTCGAGATAGCCGGCCGCCTTCAACTCCATCGACACGAAGCCGAGCAGGCTGTTGTTGTACACGACGATCTTGATCGGCAACTTGAGCTGGCGCGCGCTCAGCAGATCGCCGAGCAGCATCGACAGCCCGCCGTCGCCGGACAGCGACACCACCTGCCGGCCCGGATGCGCGCCCTGCGCGCCGAGCGCCTGCGGCATCGCATTCGCCATCGAGCCGTGATTGAACGAACCGTGCAGTTGCCGCTTGCCGTTCATCGTCAGGTAGCGCGCGGCCCACAGCGTCGGCGTGCCGACGTCGGCCGTGAAGATCGCGTCGTCGGCCGCGACTTCGTCGACGATCTTCGTCAGGTACTGCGGATGAATCGCGCGGCCCGGCGGCTCGGCCACCGCGAGATCGTCGAGCCCCTTGCGCGCGGCCGCGTAGTGCTTCAGCGCATTCTCGAGGAAGCGCCGCTGCGTCTTGCGCGTCAGGCGCGGCAGCAGCGCCGCGATCGTGCCCTTCACGGTGCCGACGAGGCCGAGCGCGAGCGGCGCGCGATGCCCGAGCTGCGAGCCCTTCCAGTCGATCTGCGCGATCTTCGCGTTCGACGGATAGAACGGCCGGTACGGGAAATCCGTGCCGAGCATCAGCAGCGTGTCGCACGATTCCATCGCGTGATAACCCGAGCTGAAGCCGATCAGCCCCGTCATCCCGACATCGAACGGGTTGTCCCATTCGACGAACTGCTTGCCGCGCAGCGCATGCACGACCGGCGCGCCGAGCGTGTCGGCCAGCGCGACCACTTCGTCGTGCGCGCCCTGCGTGCCGCTGCCGCACAGCAGCGTGACCGCGTCGGAGCCGTTCAGCAATGCCGCTAGCCGATCGAGGTCGGCATCGGCCGGCAGGATCGACGGCGGTGCCGATTCGCTCCACGCCGGCGCTTCTTCCGGGCCGTCGCCGAGCGCGATGTCGCCCGGCAGCACGATCACCGCGACGCCGCGTTCGTCGATCGCGGTGCGCATCGCGCGCGCGAGCACGCGCGGAAACTGCGACGCATTGGTCACGAGTTCCGCGAAGTGGCTGCACTCGCGGAACAGTTCCTGCGGATGGGTTTCCTGGAAGTAGCCGAGGCCGATCTCGGTCGACGGGATGTGCGCGGCGATCGCGAGCACCGGCTGGTGATTGCGGTGGCAGTCGTACAGCCCGTTGATCAGGTGCAGGTTGCCGGGGCCGCAACTGCCCGCGCACACCGCGAGCCGCCCGGTCGATGCGGCGTCCGCGCCGGCCGCGAACGCGGCGCTTTCCTCGTGCCGCGTATGCATCCAGCGGATCGAGCCGATCTGGGCCAGGCTGAACGACAGGCCGTTCAGGCTGTCGCCCGTCACGCCCCAGATGCGCTCGACGCCCGCCGCCGCGAGCGTCTTCGCCAGGTATTCCGCCATCGTCTGTCTTGCCATGATGCCCTCACTCGTTGATTGATCGAGACATGCATGAACCGGCCGTACGTTCGCAGCCGGCACCGACCGGACGAGCATACGCGATTGACCCGCGCCGCGTCGTGACGACGCAGGCGCGCCGACTGCCGTATGAGGCGCCGGCGCGCGTTTCGTTCGATCCGGCGGGGCGTGCGTGGCGGGCGTCATGGTTCCGTCAGCGTGCCGTCAGCGAACGGACAGGCGGACAGATCGAGCGCTCAGCTCCAGTCGGACGCCGACTCGTCCGGATCGACGAGCGTGAGCCCCGCCGCCGGCAGCGGCAGCGCGGTCTTGTAGCGCACCTGTTTCAGCGCGAAGCTCGACCGGATGTTCGACACGCCCGGAATCGTCGTGAGCCGCTCGATGATGAAACGCTCGAGCGTGCGCATGTCGGGCATCACGACGCGCAGCAGATAGTCGGCGTCGCCCGACATCAGGTAGCACTCCATCACCTCGGGCCGCTGCGAGATCGCTTCCTCGAAACGCTGCAGCGCGTCCTCGACCTGCTTCTCGAGGCTGACCTGGATGAACACGTTGATTCGCAGCCCGAGCGGCTCGGGATCGAGCAGCGTGACCTGCTGCCTGAACAGCCCGAGCTTCTCGAGCGCGCGCACGCGGTTGAAACACGGCGTCGTCGACAGGTTCACCGCGCGCGCCAGTTCCGCGTTCGTGATCCGCGCGTTCTGCTGAAGCTGGTTCAGGATGCCGATGTCGATGCGGTCGAGCCGCTTGGGGGAGGTGCTCATGGCCTGAATATTCCTTTTCTCGCGACGATTCCGGAATATTTACACTATCCAGCGGCAAATTCCCAATGAAATCAGACGCATATTCTGGGGATCGGCGCGTAGCATGAGTCCCATTGATGCGTGCCGCCGCCGGCGCGCGGGAGACTCGCATGACGGATCTGTCGAACGGTATCGAACACACGCAGCGCGCGGCCCTCGCGCGCGTCGATGCGGACCCGGAAGAAACCGCCGAATGGCTCGACGCGCTCGACGCGGTGGTCGCGCACGTCGGCCGCGACCGCGCGCAATACCTGTTCGACCGGCTCGCCGAGCATGCGCGTGCGACCGGCCTCGCATCGCCGCGCACGCCCGTCACGCGCTACCTGAACACGATTCCGCTCGCCGAACAGCCGCCGTATCCGGGCGACCTCGACCTCGAGGAACGGCTGTCGGCCGCGCTGCGCTGGAACGCGCTCGCGATGGTCGTGCGCGCGAACCGCGCATACGGCGAACTCGGCGGCCACATCGCAAGCTATGCGTCGGCGTCCGACCTGTTCGAAACCGGCTTCAACCATTTCTTCCGCGCCTCGTCGCCCGCGAGCGGCGACGCACCCGGCACGGCCGGCGGCGATCTCG
Encoded here:
- a CDS encoding alkaline phosphatase is translated as MSTIKCIAAALAVVGFACGPAQAAGQAKNVIFFLGDGMGPTTVTASRIYKVGESGQLTMEKLARTARVKTFSNDAQTTDSAPSMAAYMTGVKMNNEVLSMSSDTRAVAPGSDVNGNKTVNHCASGNGQPVATLLELAKARGKAVGAITTTELTHATPAATYSHICHRDAQYDIAAQAAPGGAGYNAALGDGVDVLMGGGRNHWTPFDPVANKRGRADGRNLLDEMKAKGYTVVATKDQLAQAGNGKLVGLFSSTSHLEYELDRVAGKGEGPSQPSLADMTSKAIDVLSKNSNGYFLMVEGGRIDHALHGTNAKRALEDTVAFDEAIRVALSKVDLSNTLIVVTADHDHTMTINGYSKRGNPILDISRNYRDGQPSKDADGNTYTTLVFGNGANRPNVRASVDSATAMNEAYLQEVGVRMGSAGSETHGGGDVMLFADGADAKAFKGTIDNTKVFGLVRSAFGF
- a CDS encoding alkaline phosphatase, translating into MNRIKMAALLCAGAFALAGCNSDDGPTSSTPAPVQAAARNVIFFLGDGMGMTTLTAARIYAVGEDGALTIDTLPESAFVKTYSNDAQVTDSAPSMSAYMTGVKTNNEVISMSPDTKAVDPTAGLTGNCGANNGKSVSTLLEIAKAKGMATGVVTTTRVTHATPAATYAHVCHRDAENDIAAQLVPGGAGYNGALGDGVDVVLGGGTQFFVPKDGGGKRTDGRNLVNELKAKGYAFAQNRDDLLAADATKSGKLVGLFSSSHMSYDLDRGATKEPSLSDMATRALDVLQNNPNGYFLMVEGGRIDHALHDTNAKRALQDTVAFDNAIKATLDKVRKTDPDLKNTLIVVTADHDHTLVLNGYAARTGKTEAGKPGVLGVLRSYQTGAVAKDADGAPYTIIGFGNGENRVQGSRAGTALTDAVTGADDYRQEAVVRMDKGSETHGGTDVFLGAIGRGADAFHGVIENNRVFELVRNAVQL
- a CDS encoding class I SAM-dependent methyltransferase encodes the protein MIWPNAWRVSALFVREWVGRPAAVGALCPSSRHLAREMADAVPDGDGLVVELGGGTGAITAALLERGVAPRRLVVVERSPAFVQHLRRRFPDVSIVWGDARQLERLLPPDARVDAIVSCLPLRTLPRQDVTAIVDQCHRVLSADGVMIQFTYDLRSPGRHPLGDSAFVACGSRIVWANIPPARIVTVRSVATEHAG
- a CDS encoding aldo/keto reductase, which codes for MQTRVLGNSGLEVSAIGLGCMGLSYGYGPATDKASGIALIRAAFERGVTFFDTAEAYGPFVNEELVGEAVAPFRDQVVIATKFGFENGEAMKGVDSRPSHIREVADAALKRLKVDRIDLFYQHRVDPNVPIEDVAGTVKDLIREGKVAHFGLSEAGEQTIRRAHAVQPVAALQSEYSLWWREPEARILPTLEELGIGFVPFSPLGKGFLTGAIDANTTFAATDFRNVVPRFSEENRKANAGLVDLLGRIAADKGATRAQIALAWLLARKPWIVPIPGTTKLHRLDENVGAAAVTLTADDLAAIETALQQVRIVGERYPAHFQQRIDR
- a CDS encoding LysR family transcriptional regulator codes for the protein MQRTGIGELTTFITIAEQRSFSGAARILGVSPSALSHAIRHLEARLGVRLFNRTTRSVALTEAGEQLLLRVRPAVADLEDALNDAATARNRPSGQIRISASEAASRPLIRQVLPAFAARYPDIHVEFVVDSRLIDIVEHGFDAGIRVHEDVPRDMIAVRFGDPVRFVAVASPGYLSRHAPPENPPDLMRHACIRYRFESGTLYRWDLMRDGKRVTVDVDGPLTLGNQNLMIDAALAEIGIAWVTESRVVDHLASGRLVRVLPEWSQTFDSLCLYYPANRHPPAALRLFVEAVREWATQPRPVENES
- the poxB gene encoding ubiquinone-dependent pyruvate dehydrogenase, producing MARQTMAEYLAKTLAAAGVERIWGVTGDSLNGLSFSLAQIGSIRWMHTRHEESAAFAAGADAASTGRLAVCAGSCGPGNLHLINGLYDCHRNHQPVLAIAAHIPSTEIGLGYFQETHPQELFRECSHFAELVTNASQFPRVLARAMRTAIDERGVAVIVLPGDIALGDGPEEAPAWSESAPPSILPADADLDRLAALLNGSDAVTLLCGSGTQGAHDEVVALADTLGAPVVHALRGKQFVEWDNPFDVGMTGLIGFSSGYHAMESCDTLLMLGTDFPYRPFYPSNAKIAQIDWKGSQLGHRAPLALGLVGTVKGTIAALLPRLTRKTQRRFLENALKHYAAARKGLDDLAVAEPPGRAIHPQYLTKIVDEVAADDAIFTADVGTPTLWAARYLTMNGKRQLHGSFNHGSMANAMPQALGAQGAHPGRQVVSLSGDGGLSMLLGDLLSARQLKLPIKIVVYNNSLLGFVSMELKAAGYLDTNVDLSPTDFAAIAKGAGIFSVRVEHSENVEEALRMAFAHDGPAVVDVVTSKYELAMPPKIEIAHAKGFSLFMLRAILSGRGDEIVELARTNLR
- a CDS encoding Lrp/AsnC family transcriptional regulator: MSTSPKRLDRIDIGILNQLQQNARITNAELARAVNLSTTPCFNRVRALEKLGLFRQQVTLLDPEPLGLRINVFIQVSLEKQVEDALQRFEEAISQRPEVMECYLMSGDADYLLRVVMPDMRTLERFIIERLTTIPGVSNIRSSFALKQVRYKTALPLPAAGLTLVDPDESASDWS